Proteins from one Desulfonema limicola genomic window:
- a CDS encoding chemotaxis protein CheD — protein MKGCAKDLSIVFLRPGELFLSNNRASAPVKVTTVLGSCISVILYNPRLKMSAMCHAVMPCCDQEYRCGKEIFLKKTGKCPFNCAEPNRYVNCVLNNMISHFRTQGAAIEETKVRLFGGADMFDYGFERTLKLSVGRQNIEMAKKIIKTEKMHLSKSDVGGLVGRKIVFFPKTGRVLLKRLNSTIKDAIIKASKIR, from the coding sequence ATGAAGGGCTGTGCAAAAGACCTTTCAATTGTTTTTTTAAGGCCTGGTGAATTATTTTTAAGCAATAACAGGGCTTCAGCTCCTGTCAAGGTTACAACTGTGCTTGGATCATGTATATCTGTCATTCTTTATAACCCCAGGCTGAAAATGTCAGCCATGTGCCATGCAGTTATGCCCTGCTGCGATCAGGAATACAGGTGCGGAAAGGAAATTTTTTTGAAAAAAACCGGTAAATGTCCCTTTAATTGTGCTGAACCAAACAGATATGTAAACTGTGTGCTGAATAATATGATAAGTCATTTCCGCACTCAGGGTGCAGCTATAGAAGAAACAAAGGTCAGGCTTTTTGGAGGAGCAGATATGTTTGATTACGGCTTTGAGCGTACTTTAAAGCTTTCTGTAGGCCGTCAGAATATTGAAATGGCAAAAAAAATTATTAAAACTGAAAAAATGCACCTATCAAAATCAGATGTAGGAGGGCTGGTTGGACGAAAAATTGTTTTTTTTCCAAAAACCGGCAGGGTTTTGCTTAAACGCCTTAATTCAACAATTAAAGATGCAATAATCAAGGCCTCAAAAATCAGGTGA